GccactaccttttttttttggttggacaggaaaaaaaatccagtgaaTTACCAAATCCTCAAGCTGTTCAGATTCTAAAGGGGCAACTACTAATTCAAACAATTGAAATGTTAATTGCCCCATAGCTCCAGATGAAtgccatttattaaagaaataattggtAATGTTTTCAAAGGTAGGAGAAAAAAAGCACACCAAGCCAATGACTGACCTCTTGCAGGTAGCAAGGGCACCAGCAGCTGTTACATCTCAAGGGCCTGTTTACTGTGATCACCTCTCGACCCGAGTTATCTGTGATCCTCAGAGTGCAAGATCGCAGTGTGGAACAGACAGTCCGATTGAAGCAGATGCTTTCCTCCACGGCAAAGTATATCCTTTGTCCCAAGCTGTTTTTTATCTCATATTTGTTTGAGGTCTCAGTGCCAAGTATCACTGATGGGGCAAAAAAGAACATTCTTCAAAGTAATGCTAATGCTTAGTATCatacctttaaataaataaaaggggtAGTGTTATTTAGAAACACAGTGACAGATCAATTATTAAGAATATGGTAACTTCTTCACACAAGTCTACTTCTGTGCTCTAAAATTTGAAGACTTCTCTGTGGAAATCAAAGTAAATTCAGAGAACAAAGCtgtgcatttaataaatgttgataCTAGATACATGATCTACTTGGAAATGTGCAATACCACTTTTCAGCTAAGAAAGCAATGTCATAAAGAATAATCTAATGCTCAAATAATAATTGTGTCATTGATATGAAATTTATTGGGACAACTCATATGATAGAATTTAGTCTAAAATTTATCTGGTAATATATTTACAACTGCATGCTATCCTGCTATTTcaattttgacatattttagaaataatgtagcataagaagaacaaaaaaattcaactaaTTTGCATTTTGTTAGTCCTACCTGttttcatggatttttaaaaatttagtctcaaatttgattttcatttcagggattattaagaaaatataaaatattagcaacCATAGGAAATCatctcatttcttaaaattttaagattaaaataatgTTAGATTCCTAATGGCAATATCACCAAAGGCATGGAGAGTTTTATGCTCTTAGGTTTATTTATGTTTGACTAATAattttatgtacaatgtttattttaaaacaataaaataaaatcgtGCTATATTCaacctaaaactattctaaacATTTAACTtgattctttataaaatatttagatggAGAGAACTTTCTGAAATCTAAAACATTTTCAACAGTTTAAATAAGTAGAGAATATACTTACTTCCAAGAAGCTCCACCTGCTGGTGTATGATGATGAGTTCTAACTGTTAAAGGAGggcataaaggaaataaaaagtattacatCACAACTCTGAAAATTTTTGGAGATATTATTAAGCTGTTTACTAGACTATGTGTAGGTGATTTTCATGCTCTTTATTATCGAAACAGTTGAATACCGCTCacattttacaatgaaaaagaaagtaaaatgtttcttgttcaagtgaaaattaaaaaattacaagaacCCTGAAAATTCCAAGGCAGTATCGcccaaaatataaatagaaactATGGTTAACTATGTGCTCTTTCTGTGTTAATGGATAAAAGGGTAGCTGCTGGAAACAAATactttgagaatatttttaaacaatctcTAAATAATAATGCCTGCAAAGTTTTAAATGTCTactcccccaccttttttttttttaaagaaatgaaacaaaacaacaaggaTCCGAATGTctggcctcccctcccagctccgcCTAACTTGACTCTGTCAAGCTGTAGCTTTTGCCCCACAGTGAGGCTATGTCTTTGTTACAGATGAAAGGGCATATTCTGAAAAATTATCTCATTCACACCTTCCTTTGGACTAAGGGAAAAAAGCCTGCTGATGTTGACAAAATATCAATTGAAGCAGAATAAGAGTTATGCCACTAAATGCATGGTAAATTTTGCCTtatataattagaaattaaattaatttacaaGGTAAAATGTATCCACACAATTGTGAAATGACTATAAAAGCAGACAATACAAAttgttcttaaagaaaaatttaaaatatgcttttagaATGAATTTTATTTGTCTATGCTTTAGATTTGACATTCAGTACTTGAAGTTATGAACATGTATAATGCTGGTCAttgttatttctaatatttaattttctatttcaccttaaaatgtactttattctCTTTTCACATTAATAAACTCACATGTAACTGTCATTACTAATACTTGTCATTGATTGGGCATCACAAACCCAGAAAATTGAAAGTtacattatttccttcattctccttGTATATACTGAAGTGGAGGTAAAGCTAATATCATTCCTTCATTCAAATCTTATTATTGATAAAAGTAAGCATATGGCCTCTTCTTaagattcaaaaatatattttccaaaaataatttatgatttAACATAGTATAAAACTTACTTTAACAATTATGgcagttgtttttaaattaaaaccaaccaaatgggagaagatatttgcaaataatggcTCCAACAaaggttaatattaaaaaaaataactcaggCAACTCAACAATTAaaaaccaaacattaaaaaaatgggtggaggacctgaatagatacttcttccaagaagacatacagatagccaatagctatatgaaaagatcctcaacttcactagctattagggaaaatagaaatcaaaactataatgagataccatctcacacctgttagaatggctattatcaacaagacaggtaataagtgttggagaggttgtggagacaCAGCAACActcatatactgctggtgggaatataagcTGGTATatccactatggaaaatggtagggatgttccttaaaaaattaaggatgaaattatcatatgacccagaaacCCCTCTTCTAGGATCTACCTTAAAAGttggaaaacatttattctcaaagatatatgcacccctatgtttattgaagcattatCCATGGTGGCCACGACATGGTAAGTGAATTGCCCCTCAACAGATGATTGcgtataaaactgaaagcaacacaagcaaacaaacaaaaactcagacacaggCAAAGTATGGTGGGTACCAAAGGAAAGGGTTTGGGGGGATAGTAAAGGGTAGAGGTAGTGGACCATATGATGATGGaaatctgactttgggtggtgggcatacaatgcaatatacagatgatgtatcatagaactgtacacttgaaacctatataattttattaacaaatgtcatcctaataaatttgataaaaagttagaataatttttttttgtagtgtacTGTTGTTAGTTCTGGTCTCTTATTTTGAGAGAATTTGAGGGTTTGGGGATGAGAAGACATAAGCCTCATAAAAGCTATTCATAATGATTTAGCAGTAGCTCTACATAGAAGTAACATGTACGGAAGAACTATTGGGCCAAGACTAAGGTTTAAGTTTAGGGACTTTAAATATCAGTGTCACCCATCAAGTCTTAGTCTTGAAATTAAGAGGCTAACAGTTAAGGCCCATTTTACAATGGAAAAGGAAATTATACCTCTAATATCTAATCATGGTAGTTGTTTGTTTAATGACTACACTGAGGTAGTCACTGTGCTAGATATTGTGACATAGTGgctaatttatttctcacaggaaCTCAGAGGGATAGATATCATTATGTTTTACATGTGAGGAAACAATCCCAGAGAGATTAAATAGTTTGCTCAAGAATTGTGGTCTGTAAATTGTTGGGCTGGAACTTGACCTCAGACTGTGCTACAGCCAATTTTGATATGCTTTCCACTCTGTTGTAGTAGCATCACTAAGCTAATCTTAGAAACTAGGagaaacagccctgactggtgtggctcagtggattgtgtgccagcctgcaaaccaaagggtcacaggtttgattcccagtcaaggcacatatctgGCTTGGTagacaaggtccccagtaggtggtaatgtgagagtcaaccacacattgatgcttccctccctgtctttctcacttccttcccctttctctaaaaataaataaataaaaccttaaaaaaataaactgggagaaacaattCTTAAGTGAAGCCGTGAAACCTCTGAATTCCTTTCCCCTTTATCCTTTCCTCTTATATTCACCCTATCCTCTGTAAAgcatttgatttgatttgatctATCTCTGAGAGAAAACCTCCTGCACTCGAGtgtcttgtttttggtttttctcCTAGTTTCGTTGTAGTCCTAGGCCATCTATAAACCACAGTGGAAATGGGCCCTTTCCATTCTTTGCTATTAATTAATGAACTGGGAATTGTTGGAAAGTTTAAACTTCACCAAATCATATATTCAGGTATCAGAGCAAGGAAAGCACTCCTAAAGTATAAATGCTATAGAATGGGTATCTAATGACAGACAGCCTTGGACATAGAGCTTAATAATAACTTCTTCTGCATAATATATCAGGTTTGCAGATATCAACAATTGCATTTAATACATGTACCATGGACTCTTGAACAACCCAAGTTTGAATTATGCAGGTCCACTTATATatagattttttcaataaatactataaatatattttctcctccttatgattttcttagtaacatttccttttctctagcttacttcattataagaatacagtatgTAGTACGTGTAAcatataaaatttgtattaattGACTATGTTATCAGTAAAGCTTCCATTCAATAGTAGGGTATCAGTAGTTAAGTCTTGGGGGAGTTGAAATTTATAAgtggatttttttctgttcctaaCCTAtgtattgttcaagggtcaattgtactTCAAAATAAACAGTATTTACATGTTTTTGTAGACTTTAATTCACTTCTTTTACTTATAAGTAACTAAATTAATATTAGCCTTTGACACTTGtagaaaaaatgttattgattATCAATGTGTTAATCTAATCTCGAAAGAGAAGCTATTAGTTTTGTTCTTAGGTTTAACCttaagtatatacatatacttacacacacacacaaacacctgggaatatatttacaaattgttaatggaaaaaaagatTCTCAATAGTGATTGGGTGGACTTGATTAAAAGAAAgcagatgatattttaaaattttacttttttcaatttagagaattttgtatatttttgtatatttttctgtttatttattgaaGAATGTACTATTTCCAAAGGttcataattttacttaattcttaTGGTTTTCAGATAAAAGTTAATGCATAATGCATATGAATTCATTCTATATATGTCCCTTACAGATTTGTGgtataaagcttttaaaatgattattcatcctgttatatatatatatagtgcttTAAAACACTATAGTGTTCTTTTAGTGTAAAGTGAATAAGTTATCTTTACctttgaagtaaaatatttaccaatttgtggtatatttttgttttctataaaatattaccACAggaatatttttggaaaattgaCTTTGTTTTAGAACTGAAGCTGATGAGTTCATATCTCTATTGactatgaaagaaaatgtattcatgtCAAGCATCTGGCTCCGGGTGTGTCATCATTCATGGATGGAAGAAGAATATGTGATGACCATATGTGATCATCAAACCTCAGCCCTCTGGCACTGGTATATCACTCTTATCCTTGGCAAAACCTTGTCTGACAATGTTCCCAAACAGCTTGCAGCAGTTAATCAACTCTAGTCAGCTATTACAGCTGATCCTTTCTGCAGATGGAAGATGGTGGGTTAGCTTTCCTAGCTCTTTTACATATCTCCCTGAGCTCCCCAGTCTCTAAAGTACATTTGTCTGCCAGTGGGTTTCTGGAGAAGGCATCTgcaattataaacattttcccaGGAACATATGCTGCATGCAGCTTAAACCCTATCAGGCATAACAGAAATCTCTTGTACCTTAAGGGAATTAACACAGAGATTTGATTTTGATAAAGGAGATAGACTTTATAGTTTGAAAGAATGCCAAACAAGCTGAAAATTGCAGCAGATGTGCTGACATCTCAATATTAGTGTAAGTGTATTTCTAATCTTTTGTAGGATAAAACACCAAGGCAACAATAACATATGCATACAATTGCTATTCACACGTCATATAATTCAGATGATATATCCTGATTATTTATAACAGCTTCAACCACTGCTTACCTTCTAATGATGACTAATTACTATAAGAAATAGTAGGATTTTTCAAGCAAATTGACCTGGAGATGCAACAGTGTCAAAGACAATATTATCAACTTGGTAGTTTGCTTTCCCTTGGATTTGCATCTGCCATCTGAGATTCAGTTGAAGACAAACTCTCAGCTCATTACAGAACTCTCTTGCTCAGTATAACAACCTTTTTCCTTCTATCCACCTGCACACAGCACAGTTGTGTGTTACCTGGCTTTGGCACACCACCTGGCactttttgttaacattttttgtgTTGCCAATTAGGTTACAGAATGATTGAGTGAAAGGACTAGGTTATATGCTTTTTATATGCTTTGATTTTagcaagtactcaataaatattctttaattaaATAGCTGTCGACGTTTAGACATACGTATTAAACGATTTTTGGAGGATAAATTTGCTGGCACTTTGAGCAATGAGCAGACGGAGGATAAATGTGCTAAACAGCTCAAtcaaaaatgtttagttttattACTCTGGCAAGGAAACTAGAAGTggtcataaaaataaacataaatttcttCCCCCAAATAGAAATAtggcaaataaaagaaaaaatttaatttcatggtCTACAATGCCTTTCTCACTGCAGTAAGTTAGTTGTTGAAGTCCCTCAACTTTGGTTGAAAAGCAAGAAACcaattttgtattcattttaaggagaaaaatttacaggaatagaaaaatagaaacaccTGGCTTAAATATTCTAGACCAGGAGGGAGGCTGCCCGGCAGAGGGTGTCCTGGCTGCCACACCTGGCTCTCTGGACTAGAAGGCGAGATGTGCTGGCCGTGGTCTGGGTCTGAAGCTCCAGGAAGAAAGTGAGGTGGACCTCTGCTTCTTTGGTTCTGTGCATCTACAAGAGAACAAAAATCCCAGCTTATATGTAAATTTAGGCCATtactatgactttttaaaaaatagtacttgTTACTTCTAATTTGGTGGGCAGATTCTCTCCTGCTGCCTGTTCCTTCAGGGTTTCCTACTCACTGTCATACCACGTGACCCCAAAACCGGAGAAAAGGAATGTAGAAGATAGCTAGCAATTGTGAGAAAAAGTTGGGTAATTTGGGTTAAAAATGTAATGtcagaaaatatatattctttgaagGCCTGTAAAActtctataaaaaatataaactacaaaaggaaaagaaatggtagaaagaatgaaatattctCTACTCATAAAAGGATAACCTTAGACATAGGTTATGCATTATCATTATGACTTTTAAGGAATATTCTCCCTTCCCCAAATATTATGAGGGTGCCTCATAATTTCCAGGAATATTTTGTGTTATCAATTGTATTGTTATGACTAGGTTTAATTCAGTGGTTCTTATTCTTCACCCTGCTTCAGTACCACCTGAAATGTTTGTTAAAACAAGATTTCCAGGCCCCTTCCCCAAGTTTCTGATTTGGTAGttgatgtgggggtggggcttggtAATTTGCAGTTCTAATAAATTATCAGGTAAGCTAATGCTGCTGGCCTGATGGTATAATTTGAGAATTAGTGGTTTAATTCTATATACTGTGAGCatatttataactattttatgAGCTTCTTAAGAGCAATATAATATCTAATTTTGCTTGGATTTCTCAATATTTTGTAGAAAAgcattcaaaattttttttgacaaaatGAATTCCTTTGTAGCTCACCCAAaattacaaaagataaaataattatggaTTCCTATAATGTTTGGCTTTTTCTTAAGAGAATCACCTGTTTTCTATGTTAATGCCAggtaaaaatattactatttcaaTGATCTCTAAGACTGAAATTTGGAGATTTGCTATTTACTCTGTATTAGTCTGGAGCTTGTGTAAAATTATGCATAAACCCTAATAAGTGGtctaaacaaaaatattcttctttgttGAAGAATACAAGTTATTTTTTCTgctatcatttttcctttttcttctcatatGACTGCCATTTGGATACCTCCCTCAATAGATACTGGTATTTTCAAAGACTGtcagtatgtttttatttctcatctttactaattcattaattaaaaagtTGTCAGTGTGCATTGATTTAGTTTATCAACACTATGCAGTTTTAGAATGACTATAAGTGTGGATTAAATTTCAtgacaatattttcaaatattagagCATCCACAATAAAGGCAAATACTTAAGACTATTCTAAAGACAGATGAGTGTGAAAGATCAGGAAAATGGTTCTGGTTTACTGTAAGAAGGAATTTGTAACAGTTGCACAAATATTTCAACAAGCACTCTCATATAAGTACCAAAGCTAGAATGACATCTGTATAATTCACAATAAATTAGAATGGTCTCTCTTCAGCACTGATGCTCATTCATGTaagttgtgtgtgtttgtgtgtggggaggTATTCTGAAACTCttaaattggtaaaaaaaatttggaaaaggaCTGAGTTGTCTTTGTAGATAGTAAGAGAATTATTAAGAGAATTCAGGTATAGCCTCGGAATGACCACTtggacaaagattttaaaaaattggtgaaGGAACATAGGCATCAAAGGAATGGTCCTTT
The sequence above is a segment of the Phyllostomus discolor isolate MPI-MPIP mPhyDis1 chromosome 2, mPhyDis1.pri.v3, whole genome shotgun sequence genome. Coding sequences within it:
- the PLSCR5 gene encoding phospholipid scramblase family member 5; protein product: MGSLSEPDCYVMGSRRESAHQIRSNKYYFLKSHSNGLNLHISWDFCSLVDAQNQRSRGPPHFLPGASDPDHGQHISPSSPESQVWQPGHPLPGSLPPGLEYLSQLELIIIHQQVELLGMILGTETSNKYEIKNSLGQRIYFAVEESICFNRTVCSTLRSCTLRITDNSGREVITVNRPLRCNSCWCPCYLQELEIQAPPGTIVGYVAQKWDPFLPKFTIQNANKEDILKIVGPCATCGCFGDVDFEVKTMDEKLTIGKISKYWSGFVNNVFTNADNFGIHIPADLDVTVKAAMIGACFLFVRM